A single Triticum dicoccoides isolate Atlit2015 ecotype Zavitan chromosome 2A, WEW_v2.0, whole genome shotgun sequence DNA region contains:
- the LOC119355365 gene encoding ABC transporter B family member 19-like translates to MAEETGKAEASAGAASCGGGGSEAVKKRAEQSVAFHELFSFADPLDWLLMAAGSAGAVVHGAAMPFFFLLFGELVNGFGKNQHHLRRMTDEVSKYSLYFVYLGLVVCASSYLEIACWMYTGERQVGALRRRYLEAVLRQDVGFFDTDARTGDVVFSVSTDTLLVQDAIGEKVGNFIHYLATFLAGLVVGFVSAWRLALLSIAVIPGIAFAGGLYAYTLTGLTSKSRDSYANAGIIAEQAIAQVRTVYSYVGESKALNSYSEAIQSTLKLGYKAGMAKGLGIGCTYGIACMSWALVFWYAGVFIRSGQTDGGKAFTAIFSAIVGGLSLGQSFSNLGAFSKGKIAGYKLLEVIRQRPTIVQDSTDGRCLDEVHGNIEFKEVSFSYPSRPDVMVFRDFSLFFPAGKTAAVVGGSGSGKSTVVSLIERFYDPNQGQVLLDNADIKSLQLKWLRDQIGLVNQEPALFATTIIDNILYGKPDATMAEVEAAASAANAHSFIALLPNGYNTQVGERGLQLSGGQKQRIAIARAMLKNPKILLLDEATSALDAGSESIVQEALDRIMIGRTTVVVAHRLSTIRNVDMIAVIQQGQVVETGTHDELLAKGSSGAYAALIRFQEMARNRDFRGASTRKNRSSRLSNSLSTRSLSLRSGSLRNLSYSYSTGADGRIEMVSNADNDRKYPAPKGYFFKLLKLNAPEWPYTVLGAIGSIMSGFIGPTFAIVMSNMIEVFYFRDPNAMERKTREYVFIYIGTGFYAVVAYLIQHYFFSIMGENLTTRVRRMMLAVILRNDVGWFDEEENNSSLVAARLNTEAADVKSAIAERISVILQNMTSLLVSFIVGFIIEWRVAILILVTFPLLVLANFAQQLSMKGFAGDTAKAHAKTSMIAGEGVSNIRTVAAFNAQDKILSLFCSELRAPQMHSLRRSQIAGVLYGLSQLSLYASEALILWYGAHLVRHHVSTFSRVIKVFVVLVITANSVAETVSLAPEIVRGGESVRSVFAVLNSRTRIDPDEPEAEQVEKVRGEIELRHVDFAYPSRPDVMVFKEFSLRIRAGQSQALVGASGSGKSTVIALIERFYDPMAGKVMIDGKDIRRLNLKSLRLKIGLVQQEPVLFATSILENIAYGKDGVTEEEVVEAAKVANVHGFVSALPDGYRTPVGERGVQLSGGQKQRIAIARAVLKDPAILLLDEATSALDAESECVLQEALGRIMKGRTTVLVAHRLSTIRCVDSIAVVQDGRVLEQGGHGDLVARPDGAYSRLLQLQLHHG, encoded by the exons ATGGCGGAGGAGACAGGGAAGGCGGAGGCGTCGGCCGGGGctgcgagctgcggcggcggcgggtccGAGGCGGTGAAGAAGAGGGCGGAGCAGAGCGTGGCGTTCCATGAGCTGTTCAGCTTCGCCGACCCGCTCGACTGGCTGCTCATGGCGGCGGGGAGCGCCGGCGCCGTCGTGCACGGCGCCGCCATGCCGTTCTTCTTCCTCCTGTTCGGCGAGCTGGTCAACGGCTTCGGCAAGAACCAGCACCACCTCCGCCGCATGACCGACGAGGTGTCCAAG TACTCGCTCTACTTCGTCTACCTCGGCCTCGTCGTCTGCGCATCCTCGTACCTGG AGATCGCGTGCTGGATGTACACGGGCGAGCGCCAGGTGGGCGCGCTCCGGCGGCGGTACCTGGAGGCCGTGCTGCGGCAGGACGTGGGCTTCTTCGACACCGACGCGCGCACCGGCGACGTCGTCTTCAGCGTCTCGACGGACACGCTCCTCGTTCAGGACGCCATCGGCGAGAAG GTCGGCAACTTCATCCACTACCTCGCGACGTTCCTGGCAGGGCTCGTCGTCGGGTTCGTCTCCGCCTGGCGGCTAGCGCTGCTCAGCATCGCCGTCATCCCGGGCATCGCGTTCGCCGGCGGGCTGTACGCGTACACGCTCACCGGGCTCACCTCCAAGAGCCGGGACTCGTACGCCAACGCCGGAATCATAGCCGAGCAG GCGATTGCCCAAGTGAGGACGGTCTACTCCTACGTGGGGGAGTCCAAGGCCCTGAATTCCTACTCGGAGGCGATTCAGAGCACCCTGAAGTTGGGGTACAAGGCCGGGATGGCCAAGGGGCTCGGCATTGGGTGTACCTATGGGATTGCCTGCATGTCATGGGCGCTGGTGTTCTGGTACGCCGGCGTGTTCATCAGGAGCGGCCAGACAGACGGTGGAAAGGCGTTCACGGCCATCTTCTCCGCAATCGTCGGCGGCCT GAGCCTTGGACAGTCGTTCTCGAATCTTGGTGCATTCAGCAAAGGGAAGATTGCCGGTTACAAGCTGTTGGAGGTGATAAGGCAGAGGCCGACCATAGTTCAAGACTCAACCGACGGGAGGTGCCTGGATGAAGTCCATGGCAACATTGAGTTCAAGGAAGTGTCCTTCAGCTATCCGTCCCGCCCGGACGTCATGGTGTTCCGTGACTTCTCGCTCTTCTTTCCCGCCGGGAAAACGGCAGCTGTGGTCGGAGGCAGCGGTTCTGGAAAAAGCACGGTCGTGTCTCTGATAGAACGGTTTTACGATCCTAATCAGG GACAAGTTCTGCTCGATAATGCGGACATCAAGTCGCTGCAGTTGAAATGGCTGAGAGATCAGATTGGTTTGGTGAATCAAGAACCCGCACTCTTCGCGACCACCATCATTGACAATATTCTTTATGGCAAGCCTGACGCCACAATGGCTGAGGTTGAGGCCGCGGCTTCGGCTGCCAATGCCCATAGCTTCATTGCTCTTCTTCCAAATGGGTACAACACTCAG GTGGGAGAACGAGGACTTCAGCTGTCCGGTGGCCAGAAGCAACGAATTGCCAttgcacgtgcaatgctcaagaacCCAAAGATCCTTCTCCTTGATGAGGCAACTAGTGCTCTTGATGCTGGTTCAGAGAGTATTGTTCAAGAGGCACTTGACCGCATAATGATCGGTAGGACAACTGTGGTGgttgcgcacaggctctcaaccatACGGAATGTTGACATGATCGCCGTGATCCAGCAAGGGCAGGTTGTTGAGACGGGTACTCATGACGAGCTCCTCGCCAAAGGAAGCTCTGGTGCTTACGCAGCTCTCATCAGATTCCAGGAGATGGCAAGAAACCGCGACTTCCGTGGGGCATCCACCCGCAAGAACCGGTCATCTCGCTTGAGCAATTCGCTGTCCACTCGGTCACTGAGCCTCAGGTCGGGAAGCTTGAGGAACCTGAGCTACTCATACAGCACCGGCGCAGATGGCCGCATTGAGATGGTCTCGAACGCCGACAATGACCGGAAGTACCCGGCGCCAAAAGGATACTTTTTCAAGCTCCTCAAGCTAAATGCTCCGGAATGGCCCTATACGGTGCTGGGGGCGATCGGATCCATCATGTCTGGCTTCATTGGCCCGACATTTGCCATCGTGATGAGCAACATGATTGAAGTGTTCTATTTCCGGGACCCCAACGCGATGGAGCGCAAGACTAGGGAGTATGTGTTCATCTACATCGGAACCGGGTTCTACGCGGTTGTCGCGTACCTTATCCAGCATTACTTCTTCAGCATCATGGGCGAGAACCTGACCACCAGGGTGCGGAGGATGATGCTTGCAG TTATCTTGAGGAACGACGTGGGGTGGTTCGACGAGGAGGAGAACAACTCGAGCCTGGTGGCGGCGCGGCTCAACACGGAGGCCGCGGACGTGAAGTCGGCGATAGCGGAGCGGATATCGGTCATCTTGCAGAACATGACATCGCTCCTGGTGTCCTTCATCGTCGGCTTCATCATCGAATGGCGGGTCGCCATCCTCATCCTCGTCACCTTCCCTCTCCTTGTCCTGGCCAACTTTGCTCAG CAACTGTCCATGAAGGGGTTCGCCGGCGACACGGCCAAGGCGCACGCCAAGACGAGCATGATCGCCGGGGAGGGCGTCAGCAACATCCGCACCGTGGCGGCCTTCAACGCGCAGGACAAGATCCTGTCCCTCTTCTGCAGCGAGCTGCGCGCGCCCCAGATGCACAGCCTGCGCCGGAGCCAGATCGCCGGCGTGCTCTACGGCCTCTCGCAGCTCTCCCTCTACGCCTCCGAGGCGCTCATCCTCTGGTACGGCGCCCACCTCGTCCGCCACCACGTCTCCACCTTCTCCAGGGTCATCAAGGTCTTCGTCGTCCTCGTCATCACCGCCAACTCCGTCGCCGAGACCGTCAGCCTCGCGCCCGAGATCGTCCGCGGCGGCGAGTCCGTCCGCTCCGTCTTCGCCGTCCTCAACAGCAGGACGCGCATCGACCCGGACGAGCCGGAGGCCGAGCAGGTGGAGAAGGTCCGCGGCGAGATCGAGCTCCGCCACGTCGACTTCGCCTACCCGTCGCGCCCGGACGTGATGGTCTTCAAGGAGTTCAGCCTGAGGATCCGAGCTGGCCAGAGCCAGGCGCTCGTGGGAGCCAGCGGGTCGGGGAAGAGCACCGTCATCGCTCTCATCGAGCGTTTCTACGATCCCATGGCCGGGAAGGTGATGATCGACGGCAAGGACATCCGTCGGCTCAACCTGAAGTCTCTCCGTCTCAAGATCGGCCTGGTGCAGCAGGAGCCCGTCCTGTTCGCCACCAGCATCCTGGAGAACATCGCGTACGGCAAGGACGGCGTGACGGAGGAGGAGGTcgtggaggcggccaaggtggccaACGTGCACGGCTTCGTCAGCGCGCTCCCGGACGGCTACAGGACGCCCGTGGGCGAGCGCGGCGTGCAGCTCTCCGGCGGGCAGAAGCAGCGCATCGCCATCGCGCGCGCGGTGCTCAAGGACCCGGCCATCCTGCTGCTGGACGAGGCGACGAGCGCCCTGGACGCGGAGTCCGAGTGCGTGCTCCAGGAGGCGCTGGGCCGCATCATGAAGGGCCGGACGACCGTGCTGGTGGCGCACCGGCTGTCGACCATCCGCTGCGTGGACTCCATCGCCGTGGTGCAGGACGGGCGCGTCCTGGAGCAGGGCGGCCACGGCGATCTCGTGGCGCGGCCGGACGGCGCCTACTCGAGGCTGCTGCAGCTACAGCTGCACCACGGGTGA